The Oscillatoria salina IIICB1 genomic interval AACTTTACTACCGCCTTTCCTCGTCTTGCTTCTGGTAAATACGTCCACTTCCTGATGCTGCGCCATAGTCAATCCTTCCCCGTCTTTCAAACCGATGGGATTCTTAACACTGCCCGCACCAAAGCCGGACTCAAAGAAGACGAAAAAAGTAAGGCAATGATTAGTCGCTTGGTAATGTTCAAACGTAAACAAACCACCCCAGAACGCTTAATTGGACGGGAAATTTTGCGTTCCCTTAACCTCACCAGTGCCGACGAAAACGCCGATAATTATTGCGAGTATAACGGGGACAAATCCTGTAAGCAATGCCCCGATTGTATTATCTACGGCTTCGCCATTGGGGATAGTGGTTCAGAACGTTCAAAAGTGTATTCCGACTCCGCTTTTTCCCTCAGTGCTTACGAACAATCCCACCGGAGTTTCACCTTTAATGCACCCTTTGAAGGGGGAACTATGAGCGAAAAAGGAGATATGCGAAGTGCGATTAACGAACAAGATCACATCTTACCTGAAGTCACTTTTCCCACTGTCGAAACCCTCCGCGACCCCACCTATGAAGGCTTCCTTTATGTGTTAGGAAATCTTCTGCGGACTCGTCGCTATGGCGCACAGGAATCCCGTACCGGAACGATGAAAAATTACCTGTTGGGAATCGTCCTCTGCGATGGCGAAATCTTTAGTAACCTCTATTTCACTCAAGCC includes:
- the cas7d gene encoding type I-D CRISPR-associated protein Cas7/Csc2, producing MTILETIKPNFTTAFPRLASGKYVHFLMLRHSQSFPVFQTDGILNTARTKAGLKEDEKSKAMISRLVMFKRKQTTPERLIGREILRSLNLTSADENADNYCEYNGDKSCKQCPDCIIYGFAIGDSGSERSKVYSDSAFSLSAYEQSHRSFTFNAPFEGGTMSEKGDMRSAINEQDHILPEVTFPTVETLRDPTYEGFLYVLGNLLRTRRYGAQESRTGTMKNYLLGIVLCDGEIFSNLYFTQALYDALDGDLAQPIHELKQVATQAVQDLLNKEPVRKTQAIFETELDTLLNEVSDIYQDDTQLTETLSTLYQQTQAYAEEYGAYAGKKKRGKGKK